A window of the Plasmodium vivax chromosome 12, whole genome shotgun sequence genome harbors these coding sequences:
- a CDS encoding hypothetical protein (encoded by transcript PVX_118550A), which produces MSTSPSPTGATPSESVLTLSRTTANGANADNADNTWEKKTLESERYVEINHEKKTALLGDESGKSIWASENTSSLNCDDVKYNYSPCSNTDTIGNGKADAPFNLRVGAAIGEGAENESTPVGAYVEDTLAALAGIHMHAGEEAKEETNIGTIEEINVGTNDDINDDTNTDTNADTNVDTNAEDAVGIRLGINERVCSGETPNIRGGSPRVRGFSTLGRAFGVDADNGNFPFIGGFDTDHCADYGESNWVNYNTNYGGNYGGNYGTNYAVNYVTSCGTSYGGNYGTNYAANYATSCGTNYSTNYGTNYGTNYATNYGTNYTTNYTTNCGTNYGRRFLPNHSQSLSLSPSAKNLPFHERGLLKTPPSGMYTFFRPNRKYELFKYNQQIKKGVKKSCPINEKYHKAKNEYTSNTGDVPPFKSANKYASCNCAILHKSMNTHKNENECTDIKQIHSDFIFLIIKYLYYERILPEANEVKRKISKYFPDCGVLNTNFVNICREDIHQRFLICKINPHEEEEEEEEKREKAYFRKTFNNENICIYLKDISKDFFINPNDDTESVLQYIPLLFIHIIDRFRLQSSDNNHKGGRYILAETLKHTGPYIFRTMKLGRIIHILQKCIDLNILSYYNNNIIPIFTSMAISKTYVSKMLVNETPDSKNHKENSITLIKDRIYRLLHSYSEDKTKGKGFSLSRLPLIYKNVYKESINIDQIGYSKLTEFINNELSDICFISTQHKFQCILMPLMENEQKHRDKNAKLKKEKQLKESLDYIKNYQWERCISYLHFSNYFRNKKREPQVKRAAPRDPIEQLINNSFLIKHKNYLDRTLKNGSDENVPLLLPLDVFNLPSSYDMYDTYHKSETYYSTNPSEDNSVIKCIDNMQSKCSILYDLEKCVSMDISIEESVNVNHMYHNYPSSYNVFHSLFNDTVEEIPIVDQHRMGI; this is translated from the exons ATGAGTACTTCACCATCGCCTACGGGGGCAACCCCCTCTGAGTCGGTCCTCACGCTTTCTCGTACTACCGCGAATGGTGCTAACGCGGATAACGCTGATAACacgtgggaaaaaaagacgcTAGAAAGCGAAAGATACGTAGAAATAAatcacgaaaaaaaaacagcactTCTCGGGGATGAAAGTGGCAAGTCCATATGGGCTAGTGAAAACACAAGCAGCCTCAATTGTGATGATGTGAAATATAATTACTCGCCCTGCTCAAACACCGACACCATCGGAAATGGGAAAGCTGATGCTCCATTTAACTTGAGGGTGGGTGCCGCGATTGGGGAAGGCGCTGAAAATGAAAGCACCCCTGTAGGGGCATATGTGGAGGACACTCTGGCGGCACTGGCTGGAATCCACATGCATGCAGGTGAAGAGGCAAAAGAAGAGACAAACATCGGCACAATTGAAGAGATAAACGTCGGCACAAATGATGACATAAACGATGACACCAACACGGACACCAATGCTGATACCAATGTGGACACCAATGCGGAGGATGCCGTGGGGATTCGCCTAGGGATAAACGAACGGGTCTGCTCGGGCGAAACGCCCAACATACGCGGTGGGTCGCCCCGTGTGAGGGGCTTCTCAACACTCGGCAGGGCCTTCGGGGTGGACGCGGACAACGGCAATTTCCCCTTCATCGGGGGGTTCGACACGGACCACTGCGCGGACTACGGGGAGAGCAACTGGGTTAATTACAACACGAATTACGGAGGAAACTACGGAGGAAACTACGGGACGAACTACGCTGTTAACTACGTAACGAGTTGCGGCACGAGCTACGGAGGAAACTACGGGACGAACTACGCTGCTAACTACGCAACGAGTTGCGGCACGAACTACAGCACAAATTACGGCACAAACTATGGAACAAACTATGCAACGAACTATGGAACGAACTATACAACGAACTATACAACGAACTGCGGCACAAACTACGGCAGGCGCTTCCTCCCCAACCACTCCCAAAGTCTCAGCCTCAGCCCCAGCGCCAAAAATCTGCCCTTCCACGAAAGGGGGTTGCTGAAAACCCCGCCCTCTggtatgtacacattttttcggCCAAACAGAAAGTACGAACTCTTCAAGTACAatcaacaaataaaaaaaggagtgaagAAAAGCTGCccaataaatgaaaaatatcacAAGGCAAAAAATGAGTACACATCAAACACGGGAGATGTTCCTCCTTTTAAAAGCGCAAATAAATACGCTTCATGCAATTGCGCAATTCTGCACAAAAGTATGAACacgcacaaaaatgaaaatgaatgtACTGACATAAAACAAATACACAGcgattttatctttttaattatcaaatatttatactaTGAAAGAATTTTGCCAGAAGCAAACgaagtaaaaaggaaaataagcaaatattTCCCCGACTGTGGAGTGCTAAACACAAATTTCGTGAACATTTGCAGAGAAGATATCCATCAGagatttttaatttgcaaaataaatccacacgaagaagaagaggaggaagaagaaaaaagagaaaaggcaTATTTCAGGAAAACATTTAATAACGAAAATATCTGCATATACCTCAAAGATATATCCAAAGATTTCTTTATAAATCCCAATGATGATACCGAAAGCGTTCTGCAGTACATCCCTCTCCTGTTCATTCATATTATTGACAGGTTCAGATTACAGTCCA GTGACAACAATCACAAGGGAGGGAGATACATCCTGGCCGAAACGCTAAAACACACGGGCCCATACATTTTCAGGACCATGAAGTTAGGGAGAATCATACACATACTCCAAAAATGCATCGACTTGAACATCCTCTCCTACTACAACAACAATATTATTCCCATATTTACCTCGATGGCCATTTCCAAAACGTATGTTTCCAAAATGCTGGTTAATGAAACCCCCGATTCTAAGAATCACAAGGAAAACTCCATAACCCTCATAAAGGATAGGATCTATCGCCTCCTGCATAGCTACTCAGAGGACAaaacaaaggggaaag GCTTTTCCTTAAGTAGATTACCCCTCATTTACAAAAACGTGTATAAAGAAAGCATAAACATAGATCAAATTGGATATTCGAAGCTGAcagaatttataaataatgagCTAAGCGACATTTGTTTCATTTCCACACAGCATAAGTTTCAATGCATTCTGATGCCCCTTAtggaaaat GAGCAAAAGCACCGAgacaaaaatgcaaaactgaaaaaggaaaaacagctAAAGGAATCCCTGgactacataaaaaattatcagtGGGAAAGGTGTATATCGTATTTAcacttttcaaattatttcaGAAACAAAAAGAGGGAACCCCAAGTGAAGCGGGCTGCTCCAAGAGACCCCATAGAACAACTAATAAACAATAGCTTCCTCATTAAGCATAAGAATTACCTGGATCGCACTTTAAAAAACGGTTCAGATGAAAACGTCCCATTGCTGTTACCCTTGGATGTCTTCAATTTGCCCTCATCATATGATATGTATGATACCTACCATAAGTCAGAAACCTATTACAGTACAAATCCTTCAGAAGATAATTCGGTCATCAAATGTATAGACAATATGCAAAGCAAATGCAGCATCTTATATGATCTTGAAAAATGTGTGTCTATGGATATCTCCATTGAAGAATCCGTAAACGTTAACCACATGTATCATAACTACCCCTCCTCATATAATGTCTTTCACTCTCTTTTCAACGACACCGTGGAGGAGATTCCCATTGTTGATCAACATCGAATGGGGATTTAA